The following coding sequences lie in one Phalacrocorax carbo chromosome 3, bPhaCar2.1, whole genome shotgun sequence genomic window:
- the TBCC gene encoding tubulin-specific chaperone C: MEAAGEAEARATLAAPLGPEMAAAAVVLPERLQRREAERQQGVERQRQKKEAQVVKEEQSEFVVAALAREREAVEALLAAGPPEEAAARLQGLQRLLTESVRFLPPYEVRQGQEAVARLQGELAARRRELQPKKKFAFRALKKEAAAGSAPRPAEPARPAAPGPGPGPAEGEAVGPPLCGFSGAEEEDLELGPAELLQRDVVLSQLRGCRVRLRGNANTLRVRDCRGCTVLCGPVSTSVLVDGCSDCLLVLACQQLRTHRTRDCRFYVQVTSRAVIEGCIDVSFAPYTWSYPGIERDFESSGLDRNRNNWNLVDDFDWLATDRPSPNWRLISEQERISCWD; the protein is encoded by the coding sequence ATGGAGGCAGCGGGCGAGGCGGAGGCGCGCGCCACCTTGGCGGCTCCCCTCGGGCCTGAGATGGCGGCCGCCGCCGTGGTGCTGCCGGAGCGGCTGCAGCGGCGGGAAGCGGAGAGGCAGCAGGGTGTGGAGCGGCAGCGGCAGAAGAAGGAGGCGCAGGTGGTGAAAGAGGAGCAGAGCGAGTTCGTCGTTGCCGCCCTCGCCCGGGAGCGGGAGGCTGTGGAGGCGCtgctggcggcggggccgccggaggaggcggccgcccgcctgcaggggctgcagcggCTGCTGACCGAGAGCGTGCGGTTCCTGCCGCCGTACGAGGTGCGGCAGGGCCAGGAGGCCGTGGCGCGGCTCCAGGGCGAGCTGGCGGCCCGGCGCCGGGAGCTGCAGCCCAAGAAGAAATTCGCCTTCCGGGCCCTGAAGAAAGAAGCGGCTGCGGGcagcgccccgcgccccgcggagcccgcccggcccgccgcccctggccccggccccggccccgccgaaGGGGAGGCAGTCGGGCCGCCACTGTGCGGCTTCAGCGGCGCCGAGGAGGAGGATCTGGAGCTCGGTCCCGCGGAGCTGCTGCAGCGCGACGTGGTGCTCTCCCAGCTGCGCGGCTGCCGGGTGCGGCTCCGCGGCAACGCCAACACGCTGCGGGTGCGGGACTGCCGGGGCTGCACCGTGCTCTGCGGGCCCGTCTCCACCTCCGTGCTGGTGGATGGATGCAGCGACTGTCTCCTGGTGCtggcctgccagcagctccgcACCCACCGCACCCGCGACTGCCGGTTCTACGTGCAGGTCACCAGCCGGGCCGTCATCGAGGGCTGCATTGATGTCTCCTTCGCCCCCTACACCTGGAGCTACCCCGGTATCGAGAGGGATTTCGAGTCTTCTGGGCtagacagaaacagaaacaactgGAACCTCGTGGATGACTTTGACTGGCTGGCCACAGACAGACCTTCACCCAACTGGAGGCTGATCTCTGAGCAGGAAAGAATCAGCTGCTGGGACTGA